Within Azoarcus sp. DD4, the genomic segment GCCTACCGGCTGGAACAACGTGATCTTCTCCAACGTCGGCATGCCGCACGTGTTGTGGCAGCTGCAGGGCGAGCAGGTTGCGCACGTCACCGAGAACGCGGACGGCACCAAGCACGTCGAACTCAAGCTCGCCAAGCCGGGTCTGCTGTCCGCCGAAGAGTACGACAAGACCGTCGCCGATCTCGTCTCCTTCCTCGTGTGGATGGGTGAGCCGGTCGCCGACAAGCGCCGGACCATCGGCACCGTGGTGCTGATTTTCCTGGCCGGTCTGTTCGTGCTGTCCTACGCTCTGAAGAAGAATTTCTGGAAGGACGTGCATTGAGCGGAAGCTTGAGCGGCCGTAGGGCCTAGCCTGCTTTCGTTATTGCCTGCCGCACCACGCGCACGCCGCGTGGTGCGCTTTTGCTTTTGTAATCCGGAGTCGTAATCCCATGATGAATCTGTATTCCGGCACGACCGATCCCTTCAGTCACCGCTGCCGGATCGTGCTCTTCGAAAAGGGCATGGATTTCGAGGTGATCGATGTCGACCTCTACAACAAACCCGAGGACATCGCCGTCATCAACCCGTACAACCGCGTGCCGGTGCTGGTTGACCGCGATCTCGTGCTGTACGAGTCCAACATCATCAACGAGTACATCGACGAGCGCTTCCCGCATCCGCAGCTGATGCCGCCCGACCCGATCATGCGCGCCCGCGCCCGCCAGTTGCTGCACACCTTCGAGCAGGAGCTGTTCTCCCACATCGAAGCGCTGGAGGCCAACCAGAAGGGTGTCGACAAGACGCGTGCCCATGTGCGCGACCACCTCGCGCAGCTGGCGCCGATCTTCACCAAGCAGAAGTTCATGCTGGGCGAAGAGTTCTCGATGCTCGACGTCGCGATTGCCCCGCTGCTGTGGCGCCTCGAGCACTACGGCATCGAGCTGCCGAAGGCGGCGGCGCCGCTGATGAAGTACGCCGAGCGCATTTTCAGCCGTCAGGGCTTCATCGACGCGCTGACGCCGTCCGAAAAGGTCATGCGTCGCTGAACCCGTTCAGTGGCGCAGCCGTGCGCGGAGGCGCCACTACCCGTTCAATGCCGAAGAGCAAGTCATGAGCAACGTATCCACCAAGCCCTACCTGATCCGAGCCATCTACGAGTGGTGTACCGATCAAGGCTATACGCCATACATCGCGGCCATGGTCGACGACAACACGCGGGTGCCGCCGGGTTATGCGCGTGACGGCCAGATCGTGCTCAACGTCGGCCAGGACGCGACCCACCAGTTGGTCATGGATAACGAGCTGATCAGCTTCCAGGCGCGCTTCAACGGTACGGTGCACTCGCTGCTGATACCGGTCGGTAACGTGGTTGCGATCTATGCCCGCGAGAACGGGCACGGCATGGCCTTCGAACTCGAGTCGGGCGCTGTTGAAGCCGGCGGCGAGGCGGCGGAGCCGGTCGCACTCGTGCCGGCCCCGGCAGCCGCCGAACCTGGCGGTGAGGGCGGCAAGCCGCCCCCGCGTGGCAACCATCTCAAAGTCGTGAAGTGACCCAGGCATGGCGGTGCCCACGGCCCCGCCATGCCTCAGGCCGCGGGGCGTAGTTCGGCGTTGGCCGTCTTGCGCGCGTGAATCCAGCCGCGGTAGAGCTGCTCAAGCCGCTTGGCCATTTCGTCCGAATGCCAGTTGCGGGCGTAGTTGCGTGCCTCGTGGCCGAGTGCATCAAGTGCGCCGCGGTCGGCGAGTAGCGCCGCTGCGATCTCGGCGAAGCGGGCGGGATCGTCCGGGGCGATCCGGCAGCCGCGTTGGGGCAGGAGGATGTCTTGCGTACCCATCTCTGCCAGTGCGACCACCGGCGTGCCGAGTGCCATCGCCTCGAGCAACACCAGGCCCTGGGTCTCGGTGCGCGACGCGAAGACGAACAGGTCGGCTGCACGATAGCAATCGTGGAGTTCGCTGTGACGATCGAGGTAG encodes:
- a CDS encoding glutathione S-transferase N-terminal domain-containing protein produces the protein MMNLYSGTTDPFSHRCRIVLFEKGMDFEVIDVDLYNKPEDIAVINPYNRVPVLVDRDLVLYESNIINEYIDERFPHPQLMPPDPIMRARARQLLHTFEQELFSHIEALEANQKGVDKTRAHVRDHLAQLAPIFTKQKFMLGEEFSMLDVAIAPLLWRLEHYGIELPKAAAPLMKYAERIFSRQGFIDALTPSEKVMRR
- a CDS encoding ClpXP protease specificity-enhancing factor, with protein sequence MSNVSTKPYLIRAIYEWCTDQGYTPYIAAMVDDNTRVPPGYARDGQIVLNVGQDATHQLVMDNELISFQARFNGTVHSLLIPVGNVVAIYARENGHGMAFELESGAVEAGGEAAEPVALVPAPAAAEPGGEGGKPPPRGNHLKVVK